Proteins from a genomic interval of Rosa chinensis cultivar Old Blush chromosome 2, RchiOBHm-V2, whole genome shotgun sequence:
- the LOC112188970 gene encoding uncharacterized protein LOC112188970 isoform X1, translating into MEKRLRSSLQSSAEEFLTSATKLSLKSSKPSLKTLIHKIKPSSDLSSSLPISLSHSISDAIRSFQTLLLQPNPNPNPRSPRSPPTKRPRRSSRSSKTRPDREPEPDLHPDPNPEEDKHQLLSKLQILACIAQLCAGHPAKAFPPLDLLPGVQALHDNLIILESDSALVSAIASLCEQWWKEELPGRESLISQSLPFLLSRSLTLNKKADIHRVYALREAFTCFDFEDESIEDLKLLLIRCVISPLFLKTEEGRKFLAFLFGLSSQLLKEVLAVIKSQIPFGRKSMLEAYGDVLFRAWKVAEGELRSEIENGFLQVLIEGAIHATSGAFAASIRRVLGGFINQRTTAGVEKLLFQLSEPVIFRSLQVANSNVRQNALHLLLDLFPLEDPDSTKEVKDSLLDKQFFLLGKLLVDDCPEVRVVAVEGSCRILHLFWEVIPSPTITKLVTRIFDDMSHDTSHEVRLSTLNGTMYLFGNPLCHQFLNVLLPRLGHLMMDNVLSIRVAMVDLLLLIRDIQNFQFHKVVKLDVLLSTLENDQPQVAQKITRLLMPSYFPSKETVETACNRCTTLVKRSPMAGARFCEFAASQGASLKSLMELVRVMITLVLPPNNLDEQQVEGLLTSSSNLCNTLAGDPVFKKELKEFFDGEKLKYLIAAAPTGPAQSCVFNIVSTVSPDDVAGLLDECMHLVTNCSGLSKNVEKQSEVRSAHNLLLSCDAIDGMLEALTALLQKSAYRCHIKYGSEIKNLSVFSAKRKKSKSSGKISARQKHVSGKKVTSFEDDYSVAAGIAWQIRDLLVSVNTQKAILGSQILESLLICLKVISEVSIVQCMDYEYVDTFPVSAYTALALHLSLQNVSSNKNDGTDSSGSTLEQTELEQALDHVLNCTEKLCGIGDSGQSSRVYSESKHASDKSASRREKRHREPQTHASIASDSGNVYTEPKKLANKVKMLTAVQRFMVDAATIGFAPQTLERCLRSTSGYIRCVISTLEQQPREQIDFEEEDLKDVVLCLKSSSTYAAKLLNLALKDATEASPPPAEASDLANDMLDLIISIELYLGSTYAGHVVAAVKPWVPDLILALGSGHIMKQIIGEECQTSPADRIRVHFPSWLLILAKTELSEASEVRPEDDGDSEPKEFPAFKKLLTMIVKLLKENLSMQGVLGAIFMIGATVGLEKKNFGLVFGLLRFVCLKIFKHDDREWGDLMLAFLQDIYPQIEREIEEECDEDGRETLEKAKDLLEPIWLYHLHETGRVSMMEE; encoded by the exons ATGGAGAAGCGGCTCCGCTCCTCTCTCCAATCCTCCGCCGAAGAGTTTCTGACCTCCGCCACCAAGCTCAGCCTCAAATCCTCAAAGCCCTCTCTCAAAACCCTAATCCACAAAATCAAACCCTCCTCCGacctctcctcctctctccccatctctctctcccactccaTTTCCGACGCCATCCGCTCCTTCCAGACCCTTCTTCTGCAACCCAAccccaaccctaaccctagatCCCCTCGCTCTCCCCCCACCAAGCGCCCCCGCAGGTCCAGCCGGAGCTCCAAGACCCGACCCGACCGCGAACCCGAACCAGACCTCCATCCGGACCCGAATCCTGAGGAGGATAAGCATCAACTGCTCTCGAAGCTTCAGATTCTCGCCTGTATAGCGCAACTATGCGCTGGGCATCCGGCGAAGGCGTTCCCGCCGTTGGATTTGTTGCCGGGAGTTCAAGCGCTTCACGACAATCTGATAATTCTGGAGTCGGACTCGGCGCTGGTATCGGCGATTGCGAGCTTGTGCGAGCAGTGGTGGAAGGAGGAGTTGCCGGGCCGGGAATCGCTGATTTCTCAGTCCCTCCCTTTCTTGCTCTCGAGATCTCTCACTCTGAACAAGAAGGCAGACATCCACAGAGTCTACGCCCTCCGCGAGGCGTTCACCTGCTTCGATTTCGAGGACGAGAGCATTGAGGACTTGAAGCTGTTGCTAATCCGGTGCGTGATTTCGCCACTGTTTCTGAAAACAGAGGAGGGGAGGAAGTTTCTGGCGTTTCTGTTTGGGTTGAGTTCGCAGCTGTTGAAGGAGGTTTTGGCTGTGATCAAGTCTCAGATTCCGTTTGGAAGGAAGTCGATGCTGGAGGCCTACGGTGACGTTTTGTTCCGGGCTTGGAAAGTGGCAGAGGGGGAGCTGAGGAGTGAGATTGAGAACGGGTTCTTGCAGGTTTTGATTGAGGGTGCTATACACGCCACCTCTGGAGCATTTGCTGCATCTATTAGAAGGGTTTTGGGAGGGTTTATAAACCAGAGGACCACTGCTGGTGTCGAGAAGCTTCTTTTCCAGCTCTCCGAGCCTGTCATATTTCGCTCTTTGCAG GTTGCGAATTCTAATGTTCGTCAAAATGCGCTGCATTTACTTTTGGACTTGTTCCCTCTTGAAGATCCTGATTCGACTAAAGAGGTTAAGGATTCATTGCTTGATAAGCAGTTCTTTTTATTGGGGAAATTACTTGTAGATGATTGTCCAGAGGTGAGAGTGGTTGCAGTGGAAGGTTCTTGTCGTATTCTTCATCTGTTTTGGGAAGTAATCCCTTCGCCTACCATCACAAAGTTAGTTACTAGAATTTTTGATGATATGTCACATGATACAAGTCATGAGGTTAGGCTTTCCACACTGAATGGCACTATGTATTTGTTTGGCAATCCTCTATGTCATCAATTTCTCAATGTGCTTCTACCCAGATTGGGGCATTTGATGATGGACAATGTCCTATCAATAAGAGTTGCCATGGTAGATCTCCTCCTTCTCATAAGGGATATTCAAAACTTCCAGTTCCATAAG GTAGTGAAGTTAGATGTACTATTATCTACCCTTGAAAATGATCAACCTCAAGTTGCTCAGAAAATTACAAGGTTGCTTATGCCATCATACTTTCCCTCAAAAGAAACTGTTGAAACAGCATGCAATCGTTGTACTACACTTGTAAAAAGGTCTCCGATGGCTGGAGCAAGGTTTTGTGAATTTGCTGCTTCCCAAGGGGCATCTCTTAAGTCTCTGATGGAACTTGTTAGGGTAATGATTACTTTGGTCCTTCCACCTAATAATCTGGATGAACAACAAGTTGAGGGTTTActtacttcttcttccaacctTTGCAATACCCTAGCTGGTGATCCAGTTTTCAAGAAGGAGCTTAAAGAATTCTTTGATGGTGAAAAGTTGAAGTACTTGATTGCTGCCGCACCTACCGGGCCTGCTCAGTCTTGTGTATTCAACATTGTTTCAACTGTCTCTCCTGATGATGTGGCTGGACTTCTTGATGAATGTATGCATCTGGTGACTAATTGTAGTGGTTTATCCAAAAATGTGGAGAAGCAATCTGAAGTGAGGTCTGCTCACAATTTGTTGCTGTCTTGTGATGCGATTGATGGTATGCTGGAAGCTCTAACAGCACTTCTGCAGAAATCAGCCTATCGTTGCCATATTAAATATGGCAGTGAAATTAAGAACTTAAGTGTTTTCTCTGcgaaaagaaagaaatcaaaGTCCTCTGGCAAAATTTCAGCTCGACAGAAACATGTTAGTGGAAAAAAAGTCACCAGTTTTGAGGACGATTATTCAGTCGCGGCAGGAATAGCCTGGCAAATCAGGGACTTGCTTGTATCTGTCAATACTCAGAAGGCTATATTGGGATCTCAAATTCTAGAATCTTTACTAATATGTCTAAAGGTCATTTCTGAGGTCAGCATTGTGCAGTGCATGGATTATGAATATGTGGACACATTTCCTGTTTCAGCATATACAGCTCTTGCGCTGCATTTGTCGCTTCAAAATGTCTCTTCCAATAAGAATGACGGGACCGATTCATCAGGGTCTACGTTGGAG cagACCGAGTTGGAACAGGCATTGGATCATGTGCTTAATTGTACAGAGAAGCTATGTGGAATAGGCGATTCTGGACAGTCTAGCAGAGTTTATTCAGAATCTAAGCATGCTAGTGATAAGTCTGCGAGTCGTCGTGAAAAAAGGCACAGAGAACCTCAAACACATGCCTCCATTGCAAGTGATAGTG GAAATGTATATACTGAACCAAAGAAGTTGGCGAACAAGGTGAAGATGCTTACTGCAGTCCAAAGGTTCATGGTTGATGCTGCTACAATAGGTTTTGCTCCTCAAACTCTGGAACGGTGCTTAAGATCCACATCAGGTTATATACGATGTGTCATATCTACTTTGGAGCAACAACCTCGTGAGCAAATTGATTTTgaggaggaagatttgaaggatGTAGTTCTCTGCTTGAAAAGCTCCTCCACCTATGCAGCAAAGTTACTTAATCTAGCTCTTAAAGATGCTACTGAAGCTTCACCACCTCCAGCAGAAGCTTCTGATCTTGCCAACGATATGCTTGATTTAATTATCTCGATTGAATTATACTTGGGCTCAACCTATGCTGGACATGTGGTGGCAGCAGTGAAGCCTTGGGTTCCTGACTTGATTTTGGCATTAGGATCTGGGCACATTATGAAACAGATTATAGGAGAAGAGTGTCAAACGAGTCCAGCTGATCGCATCAGAGTCCACTTTCCATCATGGCTCTTAATTTTAGCCAAGACTGAGCTCTCTGAAGCTAGTGAAGTCCGGCCAGAAGATGATGGAGACTCTGAACCTAAGGAGTTTCCTGCTTTCAAAAAACTTCTTACAATGATTGTCAAATTGTTAAAAGAAAATCTCAGCATGCAGGGTGTGTTAGGGGCAATCTTCATGATCGGCGCTACAGTAGGgctggaaaagaaaaattttggGCTGGTTTTTGGACTTCTGCGGTTTGTATGCCTGAAGATATTCAAGCATGATGATAGAGAATGGGGTGATTTGATGTTGGCATTTCTGCAAGATATCTACCCtcagatagagagagaaattgaggaAGAGTGTGATGAAGATGGAAGGGAAACACTGGAAAAAGCCAAGGACTTGCTGGAACCTATTTGGTTGTATCATCTGCATGAAACTGGGAGGGTCTCTATGATGGAGGAGTAG
- the LOC112188970 gene encoding uncharacterized protein LOC112188970 isoform X2 encodes MEKRLRSSLQSSAEEFLTSATKLSLKSSKPSLKTLIHKIKPSSDLSSSLPISLSHSISDAIRSFQTLLLQPNPNPNPRSPRSPPTKRPRRSSRSSKTRPDREPEPDLHPDPNPEEDKHQLLSKLQILACIAQLCAGHPAKAFPPLDLLPGVQALHDNLIILESDSALVSAIASLCEQWWKEELPGRESLISQSLPFLLSRSLTLNKKADIHRVYALREAFTCFDFEDESIEDLKLLLIRCVISPLFLKTEEGRKFLAFLFGLSSQLLKEVLAVIKSQIPFGRKSMLEAYGDVLFRAWKVAEGELRSEIENGFLQVLIEGAIHATSGAFAASIRRVLGGFINQRTTAGVEKLLFQLSEPVIFRSLQVANSNVRQNALHLLLDLFPLEDPDSTKEVKDSLLDKQFFLLGKLLVDDCPEVRVVAVEGSCRILHLFWEVIPSPTITKLVTRIFDDMSHDTSHEVRLSTLNGTMYLFGNPLCHQFLNVLLPRLGHLMMDNVLSIRVAMVDLLLLIRDIQNFQFHKVVKLDVLLSTLENDQPQVAQKITRLLMPSYFPSKETVETACNRCTTLVKRSPMAGARFCEFAASQGASLKSLMELVRVMITLVLPPNNLDEQQVEGLLTSSSNLCNTLAGDPVFKKELKEFFDGEKLKYLIAAAPTGPAQSCVFNIVSTVSPDDVAGLLDECMHLVTNCSGLSKNVEKQSEVRSAHNLLLSCDAIDGMLEALTALLQKSAYRCHIKYGSEIKNLSVFSAKRKKSKSSGKISARQKHVSGKKVTSFEDDYSVAAGIAWQIRDLLVSVNTQKAILGSQILESLLICLKVISEVSIVQCMDYEYVDTFPVSAYTALALHLSLQNVSSNKNDGTDSSGSTLETELEQALDHVLNCTEKLCGIGDSGQSSRVYSESKHASDKSASRREKRHREPQTHASIASDSGNVYTEPKKLANKVKMLTAVQRFMVDAATIGFAPQTLERCLRSTSGYIRCVISTLEQQPREQIDFEEEDLKDVVLCLKSSSTYAAKLLNLALKDATEASPPPAEASDLANDMLDLIISIELYLGSTYAGHVVAAVKPWVPDLILALGSGHIMKQIIGEECQTSPADRIRVHFPSWLLILAKTELSEASEVRPEDDGDSEPKEFPAFKKLLTMIVKLLKENLSMQGVLGAIFMIGATVGLEKKNFGLVFGLLRFVCLKIFKHDDREWGDLMLAFLQDIYPQIEREIEEECDEDGRETLEKAKDLLEPIWLYHLHETGRVSMMEE; translated from the exons ATGGAGAAGCGGCTCCGCTCCTCTCTCCAATCCTCCGCCGAAGAGTTTCTGACCTCCGCCACCAAGCTCAGCCTCAAATCCTCAAAGCCCTCTCTCAAAACCCTAATCCACAAAATCAAACCCTCCTCCGacctctcctcctctctccccatctctctctcccactccaTTTCCGACGCCATCCGCTCCTTCCAGACCCTTCTTCTGCAACCCAAccccaaccctaaccctagatCCCCTCGCTCTCCCCCCACCAAGCGCCCCCGCAGGTCCAGCCGGAGCTCCAAGACCCGACCCGACCGCGAACCCGAACCAGACCTCCATCCGGACCCGAATCCTGAGGAGGATAAGCATCAACTGCTCTCGAAGCTTCAGATTCTCGCCTGTATAGCGCAACTATGCGCTGGGCATCCGGCGAAGGCGTTCCCGCCGTTGGATTTGTTGCCGGGAGTTCAAGCGCTTCACGACAATCTGATAATTCTGGAGTCGGACTCGGCGCTGGTATCGGCGATTGCGAGCTTGTGCGAGCAGTGGTGGAAGGAGGAGTTGCCGGGCCGGGAATCGCTGATTTCTCAGTCCCTCCCTTTCTTGCTCTCGAGATCTCTCACTCTGAACAAGAAGGCAGACATCCACAGAGTCTACGCCCTCCGCGAGGCGTTCACCTGCTTCGATTTCGAGGACGAGAGCATTGAGGACTTGAAGCTGTTGCTAATCCGGTGCGTGATTTCGCCACTGTTTCTGAAAACAGAGGAGGGGAGGAAGTTTCTGGCGTTTCTGTTTGGGTTGAGTTCGCAGCTGTTGAAGGAGGTTTTGGCTGTGATCAAGTCTCAGATTCCGTTTGGAAGGAAGTCGATGCTGGAGGCCTACGGTGACGTTTTGTTCCGGGCTTGGAAAGTGGCAGAGGGGGAGCTGAGGAGTGAGATTGAGAACGGGTTCTTGCAGGTTTTGATTGAGGGTGCTATACACGCCACCTCTGGAGCATTTGCTGCATCTATTAGAAGGGTTTTGGGAGGGTTTATAAACCAGAGGACCACTGCTGGTGTCGAGAAGCTTCTTTTCCAGCTCTCCGAGCCTGTCATATTTCGCTCTTTGCAG GTTGCGAATTCTAATGTTCGTCAAAATGCGCTGCATTTACTTTTGGACTTGTTCCCTCTTGAAGATCCTGATTCGACTAAAGAGGTTAAGGATTCATTGCTTGATAAGCAGTTCTTTTTATTGGGGAAATTACTTGTAGATGATTGTCCAGAGGTGAGAGTGGTTGCAGTGGAAGGTTCTTGTCGTATTCTTCATCTGTTTTGGGAAGTAATCCCTTCGCCTACCATCACAAAGTTAGTTACTAGAATTTTTGATGATATGTCACATGATACAAGTCATGAGGTTAGGCTTTCCACACTGAATGGCACTATGTATTTGTTTGGCAATCCTCTATGTCATCAATTTCTCAATGTGCTTCTACCCAGATTGGGGCATTTGATGATGGACAATGTCCTATCAATAAGAGTTGCCATGGTAGATCTCCTCCTTCTCATAAGGGATATTCAAAACTTCCAGTTCCATAAG GTAGTGAAGTTAGATGTACTATTATCTACCCTTGAAAATGATCAACCTCAAGTTGCTCAGAAAATTACAAGGTTGCTTATGCCATCATACTTTCCCTCAAAAGAAACTGTTGAAACAGCATGCAATCGTTGTACTACACTTGTAAAAAGGTCTCCGATGGCTGGAGCAAGGTTTTGTGAATTTGCTGCTTCCCAAGGGGCATCTCTTAAGTCTCTGATGGAACTTGTTAGGGTAATGATTACTTTGGTCCTTCCACCTAATAATCTGGATGAACAACAAGTTGAGGGTTTActtacttcttcttccaacctTTGCAATACCCTAGCTGGTGATCCAGTTTTCAAGAAGGAGCTTAAAGAATTCTTTGATGGTGAAAAGTTGAAGTACTTGATTGCTGCCGCACCTACCGGGCCTGCTCAGTCTTGTGTATTCAACATTGTTTCAACTGTCTCTCCTGATGATGTGGCTGGACTTCTTGATGAATGTATGCATCTGGTGACTAATTGTAGTGGTTTATCCAAAAATGTGGAGAAGCAATCTGAAGTGAGGTCTGCTCACAATTTGTTGCTGTCTTGTGATGCGATTGATGGTATGCTGGAAGCTCTAACAGCACTTCTGCAGAAATCAGCCTATCGTTGCCATATTAAATATGGCAGTGAAATTAAGAACTTAAGTGTTTTCTCTGcgaaaagaaagaaatcaaaGTCCTCTGGCAAAATTTCAGCTCGACAGAAACATGTTAGTGGAAAAAAAGTCACCAGTTTTGAGGACGATTATTCAGTCGCGGCAGGAATAGCCTGGCAAATCAGGGACTTGCTTGTATCTGTCAATACTCAGAAGGCTATATTGGGATCTCAAATTCTAGAATCTTTACTAATATGTCTAAAGGTCATTTCTGAGGTCAGCATTGTGCAGTGCATGGATTATGAATATGTGGACACATTTCCTGTTTCAGCATATACAGCTCTTGCGCTGCATTTGTCGCTTCAAAATGTCTCTTCCAATAAGAATGACGGGACCGATTCATCAGGGTCTACGTTGGAG ACCGAGTTGGAACAGGCATTGGATCATGTGCTTAATTGTACAGAGAAGCTATGTGGAATAGGCGATTCTGGACAGTCTAGCAGAGTTTATTCAGAATCTAAGCATGCTAGTGATAAGTCTGCGAGTCGTCGTGAAAAAAGGCACAGAGAACCTCAAACACATGCCTCCATTGCAAGTGATAGTG GAAATGTATATACTGAACCAAAGAAGTTGGCGAACAAGGTGAAGATGCTTACTGCAGTCCAAAGGTTCATGGTTGATGCTGCTACAATAGGTTTTGCTCCTCAAACTCTGGAACGGTGCTTAAGATCCACATCAGGTTATATACGATGTGTCATATCTACTTTGGAGCAACAACCTCGTGAGCAAATTGATTTTgaggaggaagatttgaaggatGTAGTTCTCTGCTTGAAAAGCTCCTCCACCTATGCAGCAAAGTTACTTAATCTAGCTCTTAAAGATGCTACTGAAGCTTCACCACCTCCAGCAGAAGCTTCTGATCTTGCCAACGATATGCTTGATTTAATTATCTCGATTGAATTATACTTGGGCTCAACCTATGCTGGACATGTGGTGGCAGCAGTGAAGCCTTGGGTTCCTGACTTGATTTTGGCATTAGGATCTGGGCACATTATGAAACAGATTATAGGAGAAGAGTGTCAAACGAGTCCAGCTGATCGCATCAGAGTCCACTTTCCATCATGGCTCTTAATTTTAGCCAAGACTGAGCTCTCTGAAGCTAGTGAAGTCCGGCCAGAAGATGATGGAGACTCTGAACCTAAGGAGTTTCCTGCTTTCAAAAAACTTCTTACAATGATTGTCAAATTGTTAAAAGAAAATCTCAGCATGCAGGGTGTGTTAGGGGCAATCTTCATGATCGGCGCTACAGTAGGgctggaaaagaaaaattttggGCTGGTTTTTGGACTTCTGCGGTTTGTATGCCTGAAGATATTCAAGCATGATGATAGAGAATGGGGTGATTTGATGTTGGCATTTCTGCAAGATATCTACCCtcagatagagagagaaattgaggaAGAGTGTGATGAAGATGGAAGGGAAACACTGGAAAAAGCCAAGGACTTGCTGGAACCTATTTGGTTGTATCATCTGCATGAAACTGGGAGGGTCTCTATGATGGAGGAGTAG
- the LOC112190689 gene encoding ras-related protein Rab7 — MASRRRMLLKVIILGDSGVGKTSLMNQYVNRKFSNQYKATIGADFLTKEVQFEDRLFTLQIWDTAGQERFQSLGVAFYRGADCCVLVYDVNVMKSFDNLNNWREEFLIQASPSDPENFPFVVLGNKIDVDGGNSRVVSEKKAKAWCASKGNIPYFETSAKEGFNVDDAFQCIAKNALKNEPEEEIYLPDTIDVAGGGRQQRSTGCEC, encoded by the exons ATGGCTTCTCGCAGACGCATGCTTCTAAAGGTCATTATCCTCGGCGACAGCGG GGTGGGGAAGACATCGCTTATGAATCA GTATGTGAATCGTAAGTTTAGTAATCAGTACAAGGCGACAATCGGAGCGGATTTTCTGACCAAGGAGGTTCAGTTTGAAGATAGGTTGTTCACATTGCAG ATTTGGGATACTGCTGGACAAGAAAGGTTTCAAAGTCTTGGTGTGGCTTTCTATCGTGGTGCAGATTGTTGTGTGCTTGTGTATGATGTGAATGTCATGAAATCATTTGATAATCTTAACAACTGGAGAGAAGAATTTCTGATTCAG GCCAGTCCATCCGATCCCGAGAACTTTCCATTCGTTGTGTTGGGGAACAAGATTGATGTTGATGGTGGAAATAGTCGAGTG gtttctgaaaagaaaGCGAAGGCTTGGTGTGCTTCCAAGGGAAACATACCATACTTTGAGACTTCTGCAAAAGAAGGCTTTAATGTGGATGATGCCTTCCAATGTATAGCGAAAAACGCACTGAAGAATGAACCTGAAGAAGAAAT ATACCTTCCTGACACAATCGATGTTGCCGGTGGAGGGAGGCAGCAAAGATCTACTGGTTGTGAATGTTGA